Within Vicia villosa cultivar HV-30 ecotype Madison, WI linkage group LG1, Vvil1.0, whole genome shotgun sequence, the genomic segment tatttcaaatacttCGTCCTTTCTCTTGATCACATAGATCCACAACTTTCGAGTAAATTCATCGACAAACGAAACAAAATATATGTTTCCACCAATGGTATGTTCTTCGAATGGAACACATAAATCTCAATGTACCACTTCGAGTATGCAGGATGGTCTCAGTGGCATAGTCGAAGCGAAAgaagttgtaggaaaaatgtattttgttacgggttcgggtttgggtgaaaaaatccAAAACCCAGCGGGTGTGGGCGTGAGTTTTGTTTTGCCACCCGAACagtatttgggtttgggttcggattCGGGTGtcgatttcgggtgcgggtttgggtagtatgaaacccgcacccgacccgacccgttgccatccctattcAAGTGTTGAAATATATGCATGAAATCCATTGATCATAATTTATGCTTAAATATATGCAGAGTTGGCTGATCCACAACCCAAGACCTCAAAAAATCGGAGGTCTCAAAACATTTCGCCCTTTTACTAAGTCCTCGTGCTTGAGAGACTATGTATTATTACATTTGTGGGAGTCCTAAACATGGGTTGTTTCAAAGTCCTCGCTAAGGGTGATGTCTCTTAGATGACATCCAAACAGAGTTGGCGGGGGGCTCTCTCGAGGGATTGATGATGCATACAGTATTATTTTGCCCATTAGTCAGCAAAGAGGGAGTTCTCCATGATTCCCTGAAGAATAGATGGTCAATTACCTCCCTTAATCATGAATGAGTGGTTGCCACCGCTAAGGGTTTCCTAAACCCTACGCCCAAAAATACCTCTCCCCTAGGGGGGATAAGGGGAGATATCTTTAGTCATACATATAACATCTTGCATACGCTTATACCTAAGCACACCACTCACGTATAATGCCTCTCACCTCACATGAGCGAGTCCTCTAAATCACCACAATACAAGGCTTCTTCCTGGTGTAGGAAAGCCCTAACAACCATACATCACAATATACCTACTAAGATCTTTGATTACTCATGCTCTTGGAGGGGTAacacactcacacacacacacctatACTTTTTTACTTTCTTACTTTCTTTTTTCATAGGGTATTCTGGAGATTCTAATCTAGACAGACTCTTACTTATAACATGATTTATTATGTAGATTATAATCTGAACATCCCCTTATTTGTAACATGATGCACAAATATAAAATTTACTGCCTCAAGTATATCTGAAGATTTTAATTCAGACACAACGTTATTTGCAACATGTATGATTTCGTAGATTGAAATATGAACACGCCTTTATTTGCATATTGATGCAAATATATAGAATATAAGACCTTATGTGTGTTTGGAGATTGTACTATGGACACACCCTTATTTGCAACATGGTTGATTCCAAAGATTGTAATATGGACACACCCTTGTTTGCAACCAGATACAAAAATATGGAATGTATTATCATGAGGGTTTTTTTCCGGAGATTTTAATTCAAACatatcctattttctttttatatagcCCGTCAATTGTTTAACAATCAGCAACAATTTAAAAATATGATTCCAAAGCttataaaatttataagataCAAACTAAAATTCATTAAAAACTGTGCCAACATATCAAAGTCACATTACATCCATGAAAATACAAAAGTTTATACACATAATGTAAGATGaaaactaaaaaacataaaaaaaaatgtgtCACCGCCTAAATATATGGATGTTTCTGCCTTAgaattttttcttctaatttgtCTCTCTTTCAATATTGTTACACTTGACAAACTATCTTATCCAAAAAAGTGTTCGACCAAGTTTATGCTTCTTTTTTTGGCATGAGATTCCCACTCAAGAGATATTTTTGATAGAGGACATATTGGTTTAAAATAAACTTATGCAAAATATTGAGATTTTGAAAGTCATCCAATACAAATAATTCGTCTGATAAGATTTTAAGGTGGGACACTTCGTAGTAGAAAAATAATTTTCGAGAAACCATATATGGTTAGATTGATGCACACTCTCTTATATGCATTTTCTTTAAGATGATTCATTTTAGCGAAATGCATCAAATTTTTCTTTGGTGATAGACCATTGACACAAAGAATCAGAGCATCATGAATTTTATTGTATTGTTCTTTTTTCCAATATAACCTCGCGTAATCTTCCTTATAGGGCTTTAACTCTTGGTTAAGATGTTGACGAACAAGTGTATGATTCTCTTCTCCCTAACCTAGCAAAGTTtaaacaacgtaaatttcacAACTACCATCACCTTTAACTTCTACAATTCAGTtaatgtatttgtgcataaaagtAGGCGTCTCCTCAACGTGTTTCATTTTTTGGTAAATATGGGGAAGGCAAGAGGGTGGTGATGCGAGCACCCTTTGTAAAAAAACAATTGGATTATGAAAGTAAAAAATCCAGATAAAGTGAGTCGACATGTTCGAAATATGACGATGCTCGTTTGGTAGAATTATCACTAGGTATTGATTTGGCCTTCTTAGAACCACCCGTAATTTTTACTGGTTCTGTGAGTGGTTTCATATAAATAGTTTCAATATTTGACTAGGCTTGACCATTTCCCCCATCTTCATCTTTGCTTTGTTTATTTGTCAATGCACACTTAGTTCTACTTGTGACATTTGTTTATATGTTACATACAGATTAAATCATAAAATATAGGAAATAATTTTGCTATAGAATTCATCAACGAAGTATTGCGATTGGTGACAATTCCTTATGACTTATTTTTCAAAGTCTTTCAACATATAGCAAACCATTTTCAAAGTTTATGtaacatcatttttttttcactttccaaAAGCGCAAAGTCAACTaaataaatcatatatatatatatatatatatatatatatatatatatatatatatatatatatatatatatatatatatatatatatatatatatatatatatatatataacatcaaCAATTTCTAGAAGATGAAGCTTGTACTTAATGGTCTTATATGTTGAATCAATTATCAATACCATAGAAAACATGTTAAGAAACATGATGGAAGTCTATAATATATCTCGAATTTTTTTTCCATCCTCACACACACTCTACCTAGATACATAATGATGTTCATCCAAGAGTGTCAGCAACTGTTGCATTTCATATCTTGGACTCATTATCACCTTGTTGTTTTGGTGGCGAACATTGTATACTTGCTAAATATTTTAGACACTTTCAGGTATGTTCTTTTCAAAGTTGTAACTATGTTTTTAGGTTGAACCATGTTCAATGTTATCTCAAAAATAGgtttcttcttttcagaattcaAAGGACATACGATTGGATAATCAACTAACTTGTGATTTAATCCATGATAATGTAGACCCCAAATCATACTAAATGTTCAAGTATTATTCACATTGTGGTACCCGCACAACTTAAAAGGACATCCACATTTTCTTATTTTTGTGTCTTCACGTTTCAACTTTCAGATATGTTTTTTTACTTGCCACTTTTTTCGTATCTCATCGCAGCAAATTCAATCATCTATTAGAATCGTAATCCAACCTTTCAATGATTATTTCAAAATCTAATTTGGTAGCTTCTCTACGGACCTAATTTAAGTATATTAGTTTTCATTCATTTTAACATATTTGCATgcattattattctttttttttaagaaattaaatagGACTTATATAAGTTAAGGTTTTCTATACGGGTCATCTATTAGTTTGTCATAAATCTATTTATAGATATATTAAAGGAATTATTTAACAACGTTTATATGAAATATATTTCACACGTTATATTGAATTTCAAAAAATGTGATGTTTATAAATGACGCAAGTAATTGTGAAAAGTTATAGTTAGTTGAATTTATTTCTATAAAAATGTTATATTTCCACCATTTAATCCttggaataaaatgaaaaaaacatatgtaaataatatttttgaaaataaaaaattatttaaaataatttcttaaaactaaaatcaaacatgagaatattatatttttatagtcATATttctgaaaataattttttaaacctttttatttttcattcccATTAAATAGGATGAGAATCTTTCATCCTTATTAAAATAAGTAACCACCAATTAACTTATCACATCTCTTTATTTCTGAATATATTTTAtagatattttttgaaatttaaagggTTAATACTTTTCACCCATGTAATATAAGCGAAATTCGCTTTATCCtctgataatatatattttttagttttccctgtaatatttttttgtttgaatcaCCCTCTGAGCGTGCAATTTAAACAGCAAACCgagaaaaatcaaacaaaaaaatattaacgaGTAAACTTTACACTTAGGAGACAAAATacatagtatttttatatttcaaagcggtgtttgaaaaaaaatttacaatgaGGAAAAGTGAATTTCGCAGATATTACATGaaaattttgtatatttaacccaaatttaaattatttatcaaaTACAAAAGTAAGAATAAAATTTCTGATGATAAAATTCtttgaaataatatttttaaaattgtaattttaatatttaaaagaaacACATCCTAAAATTTAATTGATGCTCTTACGGAATCAACCTCTATTGACATCTAAAACAATAATGAAAAAAAAGCACATCTTACCAATCTCATGCATAAAATTCCTTTCctttctttaatttaattaagaaagagtgGATTTAGTTGGTTATTATCTTTTGCacgttacaaatatttttttcaagttacattaataataataataataatacacacCTTGCTTAAAAGAATAAACAAAAGCGTTGAACGCCAATATTTCTGATTTTCTATTTAGTCACGTTACTTTAAATTTGCTTTTATTAATTCCTAGTGTCACATTCTGATTTTAACCTTAGATGGAACATGTAATTTAATAAGATAGACAAGTAGCACCTATAGTAGATAACAAATCAAGAATGTCATGAAtgtactaattattattattggaacgtgactttttttaaaagaaattaaattggaAAAAAGATATAGGTATGGAATTTTGGGAAGGATAAAGTAGCATATAGCAATCATATGCATAGAGTATATATTTGGGTTAATGAAAAATTGACCCTTGGAACAAACTATTTCAGCTTATCCTTAGACAACCAAACGTGATTCCCGTTTCTACTTTGAAGGGAAAAAAAGTAGAAGTGAGATAAAGTTACCTAAAAAAGATGGCAGCATAAGTTATTTGGCTGTAGTGAAAATTTGTGCTTAACTTGTCACAAGATTCCAGCTTCTGTAAATAACCCAGCTGGAGGGTTTACATCCATGTATGACTCAtgagtttttgaaaaagaataaagCAAAAAAAAGTTAGTGTTTAGTGTTATAGGAATATTATAAATTATCATCTCAATAATTGAAGAGGTTAAAgatagtgtaaaataattttattgtgtCATTTAATTGAGTTTCATCAATAAGCCATGTCactagtaatttttttaaaaataacagtgTGATTTAAAACTTAACACAGTCGTGATTGTTTGCCggtgtattttttttttctcttaattgaactcaattgataaaaaaaataaaattaattaaaaataaatttaattacagttataatttgttttttatatcATTCATAgaattaattcttttattttaaaaccaAACAATTTAGATCTCAATTTTCAAATTTCTGCAttgaatataatttatttttaaagttttaaatattatttatatttatttttacattaaaattaattagatgtttattttttattaatatgtaagttatattttttatatttaaaatcttaaaaaggttttatataataattcatttaaaaataaacacATTAATTGAGCAAAAATTTAAGAGGGGATGAAAACtatttaaactttaaaaaaaaataattttataaataaaataaaatagaatttaaaacTGTATTAAACCTTACAAATATAAGTCAATTTGAATTTTAACAAATATTTATTAGATTTATTAATTTTTGGTCAAACTAATAACTCTATTAGAAAACAAAGGTGAAAATAAGTTAGACGAAccaaatttaattttgtttaaataggttaacaaattcaaaaatttcaaattcaaatttattttatgttaaaacttaaaaaaaaaaaaactattcaaCCTACTTTAAAAGATaaacattaaaattaataatataaattttatattaaaattttattttattaaaaactttCAATATAACATTAACATATATAGTGCTATAAGCCTGGCTGATCTGCCAGTAGACAAAAAAATGTAAATTATCATAAGACGAAAACAAGGAACCATGACATAGTGCCAATTTCAGTTGGTTTATGACATCAGCAAAATAAAGTAAAGATTAATTATAAGAGTTAATGCCTCCAAAATAAACAAACCAAGCCTCACATATGTTAATTAATAATGATGTCAACAAAAAggcttatttattatattaaataataatcttAGCACTAATGATTAAAGTGGGACCCAAGAGAGGGGAAAAGTGCAGGTATATTTTCAACTTTCCAATTAAAAACCCTCCATGAAGGCCAACTATATGCCATATGGATGAAATAAATACATGATAATAAATGTAAACAATCAGAAAACGTGACACGAAAAGGCTATAATGAATGTTTCATGCGCCAAATAGAAGCGAACAACACTTTGATTATAATAACTTGAAACACATGATTAAGAATTGAATAAAGATATAGTATGGTAATTGGGAGAAAGTGGGAgacattttaatttcattcaaAATATTATCTTTACGGTTAATCAGAATGTGGAGAATGTTGGATCGCACTAAGACCAGGTAGCAGTTAGCAATTTGCACATAGCATAGTCATTTTTTGTTCAAAagaataaaacaaattttatatatattttatatacatatAAAAGAAAAATGTATTCTGGAGCATAACAAAATTATTCACTACTTAATCTTGATTTCTGAGCATGGAGAAACTAGTAACATGTGAAATAAAGGGGCAAGGAAGGGTTGAAAGTTGAAACAATAAATTAAGTGATCATCATCATGGAACAGGTCAGGCACCGTTTGTGTGACACAAACACAATAAGAAATTAAGAAGGCTTGTTTCATCATGAATATTCTGAGGCATGTTGCAACCACTTTCAATAATGTGACCCAATAATTTCAACCAAACATCTATGCCTTTTCTTTCTCATCTTCCTGTATATTCAAGCAAGTCTGCAATTTAATACTATATACAAAATTGTTGCCAAGTCTGCAAATTAATACTATATACAAAATTGTTGCCAATTGGGTATATGATTAAATAAAGGGAAAACTACACAGCCTTTagttttttaaacataaaaccaccTCCCTCAAGTTTTTATATATGCAACACATACCCGCCTAGTATGTTAACTCTGTTTAAAGTGAGAAATCATGGTGCTTCCCCACCACCACTCATGGGAAAGAtgacttttttttgttgttgtttccaATCTCTTTTTCAATTAATGAAAATTTCTATTTACTACAAAGATAAAAAATGTTTGACATGGTACTATTTCTTACAAGTTACAGGACACCCTTGGGTTATGGCTACTATGCAGAAACATGCAATTGCTATTTCAAATGGAAAGGATAAATCTTTCTAATACTTTGTTATCCAGCCAAACAGAAAGCAATCAATTATATTAGTATATTACAACAATCAGATACTGTAGAAAGAAGTTTACAAATTGTGATTCCTTATCAAAGTATTTCAAATTGTGATTCCTTTTCAAGTCTAGAAATGCATAATGCATTGTCTTCGATAAAGAAGAAAAGCCTAGATATGCATTGTCTGGGATAATGAAGAAAAGTTTGGGTAGTTGTGTCATAGGATATGAGGATTTAGAGAGGGTTTTCAAATTGTCCATTTCAAAATTGTAGTTTGAAGGATTTGtaattttctccttaaaaaaTTCCAATCGTATGAGTTTGTAAGTTTGTCCctgtaaaaattaaaaattgaatactaaatttgtgaattttttttgcttctttttcttcttttgtttcgCATGAGCagatatttgtttatttgatgCTTTCCCAACAATAGTTTTTCTAGGTTTTTCCATGATGTAATACTCTTCTTATAACTGAATCTACGTGTCTTCTCTTTACATTCTCAAAACAAATCTATTTTCTACGACATTTTCTACTATACTCCCTCCATTCTTTATTAAAAGCAAATTTTGActtttagatttattgaataattaatgaatctggtctatatatagaccaaatacatcAATTAtgtaatgaatctaaaaagtaaaatttgtttataatatGAAATCGAGGAAGTAGGTGCTTTCTCATCTTTGCTACACTTATTTTATTCTTGTGTTAATTTTAACCGCTGAACATTTTTCCGTGCCCAACATTcaggaaaaaaaaaagtaataaaaagaATATAACTAAAAGGAGAAATATATGTACAGAAAGAGAGAATAAGACCGAATATGGTATGCATCATATCATTCTTACCGAACTTTCTTCCAGTTTGTCTAAGTCATCATCAAATCCACCATCATCGTAATCTGGAAAGACCATATATAAACTCATCAAAGCTTGAATTCATCCATGAAGAAATGAATCACCTAGGGCACATGATATTCTATACTCCGAAATTCCAAATTATATCCCCAAAGCATACCAATTGCCATTAGATAAACTGGTAAAATTCCCAACTCTAAAAAAACATGGCAGTCTCAGAGACTAAAATAAAACAGGCAAACATGAAAATGATAGTCTTGTGGGTTAGCTTTAAGATTTGACAagcaaaataattgaaataactgTGCGTGCTTAGAAACATTGAACCATCTGGACTCACTTTCCAAACCAATGTTTGTCGAGAAGCAATATTCTTGCTTCCATTCAATGTGAATGTCTGTTTGAAGGTCATCCAAAAGGAATAACAGGCACTGATAAAGTAGCCTAATGCACAAACTATTGTTgagacaatttttattttttacaaaacGACTTTTAATTTAGGACCGAGGTGGTAGTAAACAAGACCAAAAAGAGTACTTGAAATACATTGGTATATCTTTCATAAACAAATAGATTTAAAAAGACAAAATAAATAAGGTATACCTGGGTCATCATCACTATCTTCTGTATCTCCTAGAAGAAATGCATCCAAGTCTTGCTGgcgtgatgaatttgatgttttggTCTCTTTTTTTATTTCCTTGACTTCTTGATTAGAGGTTAATTCAACTTCTAATGGTTTCATTTCTATTTGATCTTTAACTCGCTCGGATGATTTTAGTTTAGCATCTTCCATATACCGATTCTCATAGCTGCAAGTAACCATAGGAAAAAACAGTCTACTATAAGTCACAGAACAGTATAACTATAGCACAAGAATgaaacaaaacaataaaactatATCACAGAAGAATGAAAAACAGTCTACTAAAATTTCGAATAAATTAGTAAAAATTGTCATCTCTTAAACAACTCAACCTGCATATATGGATAATAGCATTAAGCTGCCCATATGAGTCACTTTCCACAGTCTAAagtatatttttcaaaattttacatGTTCATTTTACTACATGGAAGTTCCTAGAGTCACTTATTGTATTGTGGGCAGTGTTGTCGATGATGGCGGATGACGGTccatggcggagagccaaaatccctCCATACTGGCTGCTTTGCAGCGCGTTATAGCGGATTATGGCAGAAAACCGGCAATGTCGGCCAATATTTACCATTGCGGTGAGCCCAAAACCCGCCATTTATATCCGCCATGGCGCCGCTATTTGATAACACTGGCTGTGGGTATTTTTAAAGCTAAATAAATAGAATGACAATATAAATTTTCCTATACGCTAAACTGGAAGTATCATAGTAATATGCATGCATTGTGATCTTTGCCATTAAAAAGGGTAAATtacatatatgcatttatgtttCATTCAAGAAGTAACAAGAAAAGCTTCGCATATTACAAGACTGTATAGTTTTCTTAGACTTCAAAGACCAAATAGTCCTGTATTAAATTGGTCTGGGAGAGACAAAAGGCAAATAACAAAATTTAATACAAAAATCAAAATACTCGAGCAACAATATAAACTACTTACGGTGCAATATGATTATTCACAAGTATAAAATATATTCTCCAAAACTTTCTCTCTTTCATAACACGTGGACACAGCTCATACCTCAATGTCGAAATCTCCTACAAAGAATGAACTGAATGGTGAGAAGGCGTTAGTTTCCAAAAATgccattttaaaaagaaaataaactatACACCAAGGTGTCAAATATTACTTTCTTCATGCTAGATTAACTGAACATATAATCAGTGCTTTGGACCCTTTGATTTGCACAAACAACAAACTTGGATTAAAAAAATACTGCACACTCATATTTCTACCATAGTAAAATATCAGCAATTAACATGAATGGATCTTAGTATTACCATGAAAATGTCACAGAAGCAATTATGGGTTGTTACTTGTTGGATCTAACCATGCTCTATCTAACTTCCCACACACACAAAATATCTCTCTATTGGAAAGATCGACAAACATGCTGTAACACAAACATTCCACTATCTGCAGCTCACACCCATACAATTACAGAGATTTTCTATTGTCTATATATGTGTAACACAAACATGCTGCCCATTTGCAATGATAAAAGTTCTAATGACTATGCAAATCTTTGACAACAGTCTCCCAATTTTAGGGAACCACCTATATTATTCTGATTCACATAGATAATGATTAATAAGCTAAAAATTTAATCCTCAACCCTCAAGACACTGTGTTTTGATCtacttgtgtgtgtgtgttgggAACCCAACCCTCAAGACACTTTGTGTTTTGATCTACTTATGTGTGCGTGTTAGGAACCCGAAAATTGGATTCCATAGAAAAAACCGTCTTTATATAAAATAGGAAATAACATGAGAGCAAGCTCTTCTCAAGGGTTTCCCCTTCACAATAGAGTTGCTACTATATTCGCAAATGATTTACAGTATTGAATGATTCAACTCTACATTGTATTCTTCTATTTATACAAGTAGCCTTATAACCACCTCAACTACTAACAAACAAACTAACTTCTATAACAACCCTTAACCACTTTAACTACTCTAACTAACCACTATTCTACATCCTAACAATACACCCCTCCTtaaaacaaccttgtcctcaaggttgacaACTACAATATTCTTCTTGTTTCATTTGTTGTAGAAAACAAAAGTTTTCCCTCCTGGATCCCATTGTTTGGAGCTTGATGAACCAATTTCCTCTTCAGCTCGCTATGTATTCCACTGTTCTGCATATAACCGTCAACCTACTGTTGTTCTCCACCAAGATCATTCTTCCCCAAATACCTTAGGTGCAACTTCATGATAAAACCACTAGTTAATAACCCATATCCAATGTgttgaagaaaaacaaaaatctgGCCCTCCTGGATCCCACAGCTGGGAGCTTGTGGAACCTACTTGGGCTTCAGCCCACTTTCATTTTACACTGTTTTTCACTTTCCTGCCATAGCAACCAAATCTGTCTTGACTTCTCCAGAGTATTCACAACCATTCTCTTCCAGTGAGATGCAGAGGTCTGTTTTGTAAGGTCATTAATCCCACTGTTGAAATGCATTTGAGCTGAAACTGGATCCAAAACCCTCATACTAACTGTTTGGGCCTGGCCCAAAAGGTTTGGAATTGTGGAACAACTTTTAACTTGAATTTCCACAGCTATCACGAGTGACTCTTGATCTGGTTCTGATGGTTTTGCCGGAGATTGGAGGCTGATCAGAGCATCAAAATCCAAACTATTTTGGACATTGCGGTGTATTCCACCCATTTTTTATCACAGTTTATAAAACCTTTTCCTTCTTGACCTTTACATCGGCATCAAGAAACAGTTTGGATTGTTGTGGTTTTAGTCTTCATTATGAACTTACTGAGAG encodes:
- the LOC131634619 gene encoding uncharacterized protein LOC131634619 isoform X1, which produces MELWNKARSFAEEASKRSQDLSLNAHKFTEIIAETTKGIAAQAQASMHLAESSFNKDVDVDLQSFGITDELREFIRGITVTTFRDFPLQDDTELSDVPAVSNIRQDLTEWQEKHANLVLSTVKEISTLRYELCPRVMKERKFWRIYFILVNNHIAPYENRYMEDAKLKSSERVKDQIEMKPLEVELTSNQEVKEIKKETKTSNSSRQQDLDAFLLGDTEDSDDDPDYDDGGFDDDLDKLEESSTCLNIQEDEKEKA
- the LOC131634619 gene encoding uncharacterized protein LOC131634619 isoform X2, coding for MELWNKARSFAEEASKRSQDLSLNAHKFTEIIAETTKGIAAQAQASMHLAESSFNKDVDVDLQSFGITDELREFIRGITVTTFRDFPLQDDTELSDVPAVSNIRQDLTEWQEKHANLVLSTVKEISTLRYELCPRVMKERKFWRIYFILVNNHIAPYENRYMEDAKLKSSERVKDQIEMKPLEVELTSNQEVKEIKKETKTSNSSRQQDLDAFLLGDTEDSDDDPDYDDGGFDDDLDKLEESSEDEKEKA